AGCTTTGTGGGAGGTAGCGCAGGTTCGAGACAGTGATGCAGGACATGCCTCATCTGTCCTGAGCTACCCAAACCCTGCGCTGGATGACTGAGAACGGACTCCGGGTCTGGTTGTTCTGGATGTCCTGAGCTGAAAAATATGAGGATACaatttccagctgaaggaaatcaAAGTCACTGTGATGATAATCATGTTTGTTACTCCTGGGGTCCCCGTCCTGTGCCAACGAGCTGATTTGAAAATGTATTATCCTCCGGTAGGTTTTAGAGAGACCAAGTGGAAAGCAACCCAGGGAGACAAGCAGGAGTTACAAGGAAGAGTTAATGCCCTTCGTCAGCTCTGCAACTTCAAACGGAGGTAAAATTGATGCTGGGAATCAGGCAGGTCTTTTTcccagggccagggctgggtggtgggctctctccctcccttgggttctctccctccctctgtcccccACATACCCAGTTTGTCACAACAGAATAACTATAAGATGTGTAACTGAAATCCCAGGGAATCATTTTATGTATGTGCTTGAATGACTCACTGTGTTCCACAAAGATGATGCACCTTTACGGACCTACAAAGACAACCAGATAGGAGACAGGAGAACTGGGTGAAGCTCTCTTTCAGATAACAAATGATTTTATAAGGAAAAGCGGATAACtctatgaaaaaatacagtttaggAGAGATGGAAACTGCACGGATCTCTTTGATAGATCTGGTACCCTTCGTATAACCATCTTTTTCAATATACTAGGAAATATCAGGTTGCAACAGGGAAGCTTGTTCAAATTCTCGGTGGATGCAGCAGCCTTGACCAGCACCACCGGGGTATGTGTCCGCAGGAGATGCTGGAGATCCCTCAGTTTCCACCACTCACTGCACAGCGCTGAACCCTGGACAGAGAAGGCAAGTGAACGAAAGCCAGCTTTTTCAGAAGATTATCCATAAAACTGGAGGTTAGTACTGAAGAAAGTACATATATTTCTGTGTccggggcagggaaggagaggaaattcCAAAAATATGTCAAAAAGGAATTCTAGAAATgtcagaatatttattttaaagatttccaAATGAATCGTTTTACCTTGCATTTTGAACTGGGTTTTTGTGGTTTAGAAAAGGATATAAGGTTAAAAACAAGTTAAACAGGAAGATGGAGTAACCCAAAGGCGGGcgaaacatttcatttcagttggaACTTAATATTTGGGGTTAACACAGGATATTTTCCAGcctctgcttgtttttcttgccagccccctcctcctccctctacCCCACTTCAGTGTTGCTTGGTCCaagcctttttctccccagataTTTTGATTCAGCCACATAACCCAAGCAGTCATTATTCACTCCACATCAGTGATCTCCTCCTTTCCAGCTGTCCTTTCCTACTCCCAGAAATGCCGCTTACTGCGAACATTGTGTCTCCACCCTCAGTCCATCCAGCCAGGGGTTTCTGCCCCACCGGAGCTGGGGCTTGTTTCTTCAGCACGTCCCTCTCCACCCCAAGCCATGCCACTAGAAATCCTTATCAAAGAAGTCGTCAAAGAGAGAAACTCTCTCTGTCTTGGTTCTCACAAGCGTAGGTTTGCGGTAaatcttctcttccctttcccactcCTCAGACCCTGTGCTGGAGGTGTCCCAGAGCAGATCCCTCGTCCGTGGCTCCCTGCAGAACCACAGGTCAaccttcctgctcctgctcgGAGAGAGTTCAGCCCCATCATGCTGCCCCGAGAGTCCTCCACCCCACGTGTTTCCttggggagagaagaaaataaaaataaaaatcaccatTTTGCAGAGCTGCATGCTCAGTCACCTAGTTTAGCTGGAAATGGTTCTGAAAAGCTGGAGGCATGTAAAGAAGATCCTGAGAGATCCCTGCAAGACCAGACCCCATGctcagggctgggcagggtAAGGTATAAGATACTCAGGATTCTATTTGGTGAAATTACGGAGTATGACAAGAGGCAGTAGTATGGTTTTATCCCCAAGCAGAAGAGAGCTGAGGCGAAGAGACACAAGGGAATAGGAGCAGCCAAGTCTGTGTCCCCTTTCTCCTGGTGAAAGTTCACCAGCAGACAAGTTTTTCACTGATTTAAGCATTTTTACCCTTGGTTATACGTTTCCAGCCTGTGCCGAAGATTGTcatgtgcaagcaaagcagaataGGGCTCATGCCTTGGGGATGTCAGTACAAAGTGGTAGCTGAGATTCGCTTTGATTTCCCCTTcgctggggacagggaggtcACCGTGTGTGCTCTGGCATCTCCAGCCCCCCCAGCTGCTCCCCCAGACTGCGTCAACCAGTGCCGCAAAGCTTAGATGAGAGTCGCGGCCAAATCCAAAGCACCGCAGGTCAGCCCTCCAGATTTATGCTATGTCTGTTCCTGCTGCTCGCCCATCCTCGAGGCGTGCGGGGGAATGAAAAGCCCCTGCTCAGTGTTTGCTGGCATGGCTGGCACGCAGACTGTGCTGTGCTCCCTCCTGCGCTACGGcgtgggctgcagcagggatacACGCCCAAGAGAGGCTGAGATCTGTTGCCTTTAAATGAATTTCACCTGATGTGTTTTTGCGTCAGATGTTGAAAGTAACACAAGGCCACGGCTGGAAATCATCTAACCAAGAACATCTCAACTTAATTACACACTGCCCAGAGGGAGGCAAATCTGCGATGGAAATTGCCTGGCTCTAGGCAGTGGGAAGTGGTTTCCATATAAAACCAATCCTAAAAAGTGAGTAACCTCAGTGACTGTAACATTTACCCCATGGTCATTTAAGGATGGGCAGGAGTCCAGATGTTACACTGTGCATACGAATGCAACATCACGGTGGACCATGCAACGATGAAGCTGGGAGCAAATCTGGCAGCTATTGCTCAAGCAGCTCATTCTCCATCTCTTGCCTGGACCTCCCCAGCAAGGAGTATTGCTGTTATCCTTCAAGCTGTTCAGCAGCATCTCTCCTGCTGAGCCCAGTTCCAGCTTCCCAACATGCCCAAGGCTGCTTTGCCAAAGACGACTCACTGCGAGGTTCAGCACCCCAAAAAATGTACATGGGTACCCTCCTTTAGTCCTTCATGCATGTCAATGGGGAGAGACGAGGCTGACTGTTCTCCCAAAAAACAGTCTTGCAAGGTCCCTGAAAATAACCAGCGATCTTAAAACATCCCGGTTTCCCTTTTGCTGCAAGGGAACATCACACTTCCTTTCTCCAGAGCAGAAAAAATTGAGATGTAACAAACCTGGTGCAGTAGAAGAGCTTTTCTGAAGCCCACCCTGCTTGACCCTGGCTGAAGATTTGAGCTGGTTGTTTGCACCACATGCCCTGGTATATTTTGGTAGGGAACCACGCAGTTGTGTACCCGCCGATGATTGCCCCACCAGTGGTTCAGCCTGTGCTCCCTCTGGGAAGGGACCAGCTCCATGCCTGAATGGGACAATCGCTGGGTcagagtggggctggggcttgGCTTTGGCTCCCCAGCTGAGGATGGACGCATGTTGTGGTAGAGACTCTACCAGAGTAACTCATGGCTCACGCTTGAAGGAAAGCTGGCAGGGCACGTTTTAATTGGTGACTGCCAACCCTGCCAGAGTGATGACTGTGATGTTGTCACAGCCTACGTCCACCTGAGCACGCCCCAGGCTTGGGCAGGAGGTGtcctgtgctggggcagagggcagggagcaAAACATGGTCTAAGGGTTGATCTTCaggcagttttccattttttttctccttcacccCTTTGGCTGGCATGTTGGAATAGCTTCAGAGGTCCCCCCCAGCCCATGTATGTTCACTTATGCGGCGGTCTATATGGTCACCTCCTGGGACGCTTTTGCCTGATGGACCCCCAGCTCTCCAAGGATGTGGGACCCCAGGGACACCCTCTGTCCTCACACTCGGTTTGCCATGCAGGGGACGTGTGGGACAAGATGAGACTCTTCTGTGGGTGGGAACCTGCTCCTGCAGGGACCTGGCCCTGAGTACTTTGCTTTTATGCCCCTATGGCTATTCCATGGCCCTTAATTCACATCTACTCAGGTCTGTTTGGATGCTATCAGAGAAGCAGCCCGGAGACCTGCGTCCTGCTCTGAGGCATCCCAACACTTTGCCTTACGACCACATCTCACAGCCTTCCCCCCCAGTCTTTTGAACTTGGACCGTGTCAAGGCAGGAGATGGAGTGGTGGAAGCAGCTTCCATAGGGAAACTTCTCTGATGACATTTAAGAGGCAGGCAAGTTTTACATCTCCTTGGAAAATTATTCTACTTACCGTGGTCGTCTCCGTGAAAACTCTGATTGTGCTCAGCAGGGATGAGGTCTTGGCTTTCAGCACTGTCGCCTCTCTGGAGACTGTCAAGGACTTTCTTCGGGCTGAATTCCttgattttttgtttattgATTTTTGCCTCCCTGTGGAGATTTCGCTTCAGCTCTGCCTGGGTTTGCAAACGAGTCGTCAACAcaagcagcagaggagcaaacACGTTTTAACCGCTTGACGCAGCGTATCATTAGGGAGATGGGGCTGAAAATAATTAGGCAGCCAAGTAGTTTAACCAGGGCAATTGGTATTTGCCAAGCTGGGTATATGACAGGACATGACATGGACAGAGATTTTTTGGTTTCTCCATGGGCCAAATGAGGGCCAAGTGTTGCAAAAATCAGAAGTTATTACTGATCGTGGGGACCCGGGGGATGCTCCCCACCTCGCCTCTGCCTAAACAACCAGGAAAGCTTCATCTGCTCTTCCCACCAATAGGCTTTAAGCTTCCTGGTCCATAGGAGAGATGCTAGGGGTGGGCAGACCCCTGTCCGAGATGGGAAGCCCCAACCTCTCCCCAAATCCATCTCAGCGTTACCTCTCGGCGCCTGCGGGTCAAATCCAGCATCTGCAGCTTGTGCAAGtgctgccgcctgccagggAGGTGTCTCAGGCTTtgccccctcttctccagagcCTACAAGGTGTTTaataacataaataaatacatctgcATTTTCTCGCAAATCCACGCCCGGCCCCTCGGGTGCTCCCCGGATAAAGGCAGCGTCTCCCTGCGTAGCCAACTTGCAGAAATTTATCAGAGATTTCCGCTGCGCTTGCAGTTTATCTCACAGCTCTGGGGcaggatggaaaaaaatcttcattaaaaCAATGTATACATGCTTCTGCCCCCTGAGGTGTTACCGCTTTGAGTCGGCTGTCCAAGATAATCTCGTGATCCGAAGGGAGGAACCACATTTGCACGTTTGGGGTTGCAGGGGATGTTCACAGCACACAGCACTTGCAGCCCTCTCCCTGCCATCTGCAAGCAATGGGTGTTTGAGTTGctcagctatttaaaaaagtGGTCCTCAAACCTTTAGCCTCAAAAATATGTAAAGTCCTGGCTCAGCAGGTACCTCTCATACAGGGAACTGTCATGATGGAGATTCAaaaactttccttttattttatgccCCTCACCCACACACTGGTGTTTCAGCCGGTTCCTGGGCTTAGCCAGGGGTGGGAGCTTAGCCGGTGTAAAACACCAACTTCTGCTCTTCAGCTCTTCGAGGTGCCCGAACCGCGAGGGAAAGGAGCCCACAACCAGCAATGACCTGTGCACGGCGCTCAACCCATGCACTTACCTTCGTTTTTGGGCTTGCAGCCACTTCTTGCTGACTCCAGAGCTTTGTGGGAGCGATTGCTTGCGCAGGGCCAGCGGGTTCAAGCCTCTACAAGTCCAATATTTATAATATTCAGCATTGGTTGTTCCACATGATCATAAAACCTGATATGAAACTACCTTGACATTTTTCCAGCTCCAATTCTGGCCTGACTGCTTGGGGTACAGGAAGGAGATTGGCATCTCTAGCAGATGCTCAGGGAGATGAACATCTCCTTAGGTGCTTCGGGAGTGGACAAAACTGGGGCAATCTCCTGCATTAGACTCGAAGCAGCAAAAACCCAGTTTGATATTAGTTTCATCCCTGCAGGTATTTCTCGTTGAGCCTCAACAGTGCCCAAGGCTCCAGCCAAGACCAGAGTGAAGACAAACCCCAGCTCAGATTGCTTCATGTTGAAGCTGAAGCATGGAGAGGTATCATAATTTAATATAAAGTCCCCTAGCAGGTCATCTAAGGGCAGATCCCAGACACCTGAGACCCAGAGCACCATTCCCTCCATCCAACCAGTCTCTTCTATGTTGGCCTGAGTACGACCTTTCTTTGCAGGGCTGTGCACGGTACAAAGTGTCCTTCCTGGTGGCTAGTGGAAGTGGGCAGAGACTTGCTTTACAGACTGCTCTGAgcatggatttttattttaaggaccTAAGCGGTCTCCTTAAATTGTGCCAAGCTACTAGATGATACTGGCTTATTTCATGGCTTGATATTGCCAGTGTCCCCTTCTAGGATGGGAGCTCAGTCCAGCTTCCATAAAGATTAAGGGGAGCATCATCAAGGACTTCATCAGTAAGACCTGACTTACACTTTATGTGACACATCATTAACCTCTTGAATATGAACTAGAGTGTCCTCTAAACGGTGACATGCCTCTGGCTGTCTGCACTGAACTGCTGCCAAAGCCTGAGCTGTAATTTTGAAGCATCCTGTAGGTCAATGCAATAATGCAGGAGAAAAGAAGTCAGCAGCATCCCTAAAGGAGACATCCCCCGTTAAGTTCACATGTCTTTCAGCATCAAAAAACGCCACAAAACGGAAtatgaagcttaaaaaaatggCACTAGATGGCAGCATGTGACACCACAAACTGCAGTCCAGGCTGTGCATCACTCCTAGATGCCACCAAGGCAGCCAGCGCGGGGTGGCTGAAGGCAGATAAACTCCCGCATCTATGGGCTCACCTCGCCGCACCGGGCGGGGAAACCAAGTTTCAGGCTTTTGGCTAAAGTTGTGTCACAGGCTGGAAAATCGACTCTCCTTTTTCGTCTCTGTGAACCTCACGGGATTTTTCTCCGGAAATGCTCCCTGACCAAAATCCTCTAAAAGTCCTTGAGAAGGCCACGTCATCCTGCTCCGCTGTCTTTGAAAATATTCCCACTGGGAAAAGGGCTTTTACTGGTGCTGTTTACGCTCCCTAATAGCAATGGCAGAAGCACGGGGTAGGACTCACAGTGTCTTTGTCCTGTAATGAGCATTATCAGTGTTTTAATAATACATAAATACAGCCGTAATGGAAATAAGATCAATGACTAAAAATTACATGCTGGTAGACTTTTAAATGAGGCTGCGATTCTCCGTGATGGTTCACCAGGCGTAGCTGGGCTCATTCCAGGCGTTGCTGCCTCATCCTCCCACCAAATCCAGGGACACATTATTCAAGAGTTGGTGGCCACCTCTGCTCTTTGAAGCCACCAGTCTTGGCCAGAGCCACAGCCTGGTGTTTCAACTGACCCTGTCTGGTGGCTCCTCTGTtctttattatattaaaaagacCTTAATCACAGCAAGGAAGGCTTGAGCAAAGCACCCCTGCTTCAGCGGGTTTGCTGTGGTGGGATATGTGCAGAGGGTTTATTTTGGGAGAGTGGAGGTGCTCTCGGGGAGGAATAGGGGGGGTCTCAAAGCAGTGCTGGGAGGCGAGGTGTTCACCCAAGGGTTTTAATGGCAAGAGGTTATATAGGTGCTTGGGAAGGAAGATGCCCGGTGGCAGCGGAGGGGCAGGTTGGTGCTGCTGTAACCCAGGGCAGTCCCAGGGCTGCTCCAAACTGCACCCAGCGCTGGGATGACCCAGCACCTACAGGAGTGTTACAGAGAAGCACATGGCCAGTCAGGGCAAATACATGTCTTCCACGGGTTAAACAGCCAAGAAGCATGTTTGCCTCTGTTTATTCCCAACCACCCGCTGCTGAGGACTGCCTCCAGCAGCCTAATTAGGCTGCTGATGTGCCCTGTGCAGCTGGGCTCTCTTAGAAGGGTCTCAGCAGCAGGTACAACATTGGCCCTTAATTGCTAATTAAAAGTCCTGCTTAAATGAGAGCATTGGGGAGGGAGAGATACTTCCAGCAGCCAAGCCCTTCCTTGAGCAGGGCACCCTGCTGCACCCATGCTTGGAGGGGTCTGCTTGAGTTGTCCTGTCTGATTTTATTCCTCTGAGCCCTGTTTGCTCTCAGTTTTGGAGCCCCCAGACCTGGGccaggcagcagaggagaaacaCAGCTGAAAGCCTCAGGCTGGGGCTCTGAAGGCAAAAGATCTGAGGAGCAAAGCgggggagctgcagctctggggcATCCAGAGCGGGGCTGAGCCTGGTGTCCCCGATGTCCCTCCCTGACCCTCTGTGGGCACgtagggaaggaaggagaactTAATCTCAGCCAAACATTAGCAGTTTTGCATCCTCAATGGTGAGCAGGTGAGAGATGGGAAGTTGGAAGGTGTTGCTGGCTGTTTTGGGAGGGTGTGGGGGAGTAATGAAAATTCAGGTGGAGCAGAGAAAGCAGTGTGTTTCTCTGGGTTTGGGTTTTAAATAACCTGATTCATGGCAAGAATTGTACAGCCCTGGTAATGCAGCTCCACCTTAGCCCTGTGAGCATGTGGTGGCCTGAGCCTTGCCTGGGTTTTGTATTGTATAAAAATGTCAGTGCATAAAAATATCAGCACAGAAAATGCATGTGGAGGGCTtcttgtcactttttttttttaaaggaaatagcAACTCCAACCCTTGTGTGGCATGGTACGCTAGTggtgtttcctttcctttttttgcagtaAATTATATGGATATAAAGATATTTCTGGTGCTTTAGTTATGTTGTGATAACTCTTGTGTGGGGAAAAACCTGATTGCCACGTCAGGCAGAGTTATGGCTTTCAGGGCTTGGAGGGGAAGGGATCTGGGAAAGTGCatgaaggggaagggaaggccACGGAGGAGTGAACAAGGGTGTTTTAAGTTTGTTTGGGGAGGTTTGTTTTTATATCTAGATACACAGATGTGTGTGCACGTGTACATACAGTGCTACTGAGGGGAGAAGGTGAAGGTCCGTATAGGTACATGGCATGCATAGCAGTTCTTGAAACCTAAACTAATTGCCCTGTACTTTCACCAGCCCCTATTGCAAAGCACATCTGTCTGCTTTACCTGTCTCTCTGCCCCTAATCTGATGTCAGAGCTTGATGGGATGTTTGGCCTGAAgaaccaaaaccaaccccacGTGATGCAAGTTGGATCCCCTCTGCAAAGGGCTCTGTCTTGGCCCCATCAGCCCCATGGGAGCGCTAAGGTTTGGCTGCAGGTACCCAGACATGGCAAAGTGGGTCATTACAGGAGAGGTGGCCTCATGGCCAGCACTGGGACACGCATCCTCCTCGTTGGGTGTCTCCATAGCACACGTGGACTGGACAGCAAGGCACGACCCATGGAGTCAGGCAGGAGGGCAAAGGCAGGGCCTCGTTGCATTGGCCCCTCTTTGGCTGTTCTTAGAAGGTGAAGTCCTCTCCCTTGTGCTAATGAACCAAAAATAACCTCTCTGTGGTCAACGTACCTGCGCTGCCCCAGGTGTCAAACTTGGGCTGGTGATAAAGCTCACCTAGGGATGATCGTCTAGAGGTAGGACCTCCTACTTGCATTCTTGTAGGATATTTGTTTCCCCCACCGTGGTGCTGTGATGTGTGCCAATGTCCCCAAGAAAGCCCATGTCAACTGGTCAATCAGCAACTCATAGGGAGCTTTTCAAACTTATCTTACTTGAGGTCTTCGAGGTGGGTGCTGTTTAATGATGCTGGTTTCCCCCTTTTCCAGCATGGTGTTGAAAACAAGGGGCCCTTAAAGATTAGAGAAGAAATGGATGAAGTTACTTTTGGGTGATCATCAACTGCTAGGCTGTCCTCAGCAATAGTTTTATGCCCTTGTTTTTTCATTGGCACGTCCTACTAATGTCTCTCAGTGTACCCCAGTAACACATGGTATAAGTCATTCTAACTGCTGCAGAAATAAAGTGAGGATGTAGCTGTGGTTTCTAACAAATGTCTGCCACGTACCTCTCCTACTTCCCTTTACAACATCTCATG
The Gavia stellata isolate bGavSte3 chromosome 7, bGavSte3.hap2, whole genome shotgun sequence genome window above contains:
- the CCDC198 gene encoding uncharacterized protein CCDC198 produces the protein MGLSSSKGHPKVTKVAPMRAREDPPALTSPYRLPGMPGEPSLHLPATAEWGKPTFHRQLPPLQETWYGRASTGPLVFNTMLEKGETSIIKQHPPRRPQRLEPAGPAQAIAPTKLWSQQEVAASPKTKALEKRGQSLRHLPGRRQHLHKLQMLDLTRRRREAELKRNLHREAKINKQKIKEFSPKKVLDSLQRGDSAESQDLIPAEHNQSFHGDDHGNTWGGGLSGQHDGAELSPSRSRKVDLWFCREPRTRDLLWDTSSTGSEEWEREEKIYRKPTLVRTKTERVSLFDDFFDKDF